One window of the Sediminitomix flava genome contains the following:
- a CDS encoding patatin-like phospholipase family protein has product MGKKALVLSAGSITGAFQAGAIQQVLDSGFEPDIIHGTSVGSINGGVMVSEIGRLNNEFDWKEIGEYVAQTWMKQFIDPSSVMVKKNRRQIIYEIMTNRFNGLVSAHPIQNFIRENVSLENVRKSIIDFSAAAVDLVSGKVDYFDALSNNLVEGIVASATIPIVMPTTYVGGTPYYDGALRDVAPIKYVIDKGADEIIIIVCQSQDISNKNLHTGNLMHLITRIMDITVNETVNNDIEELRSLHSLVPVQHANFTSNDDKRIIKYKVIRPNYELGYAIDNFERKDIYDMISLGRITAQNTNNWSCFYMNNESSVSIPASV; this is encoded by the coding sequence ATGGGAAAAAAAGCGCTCGTTTTAAGTGCAGGTTCCATTACTGGAGCATTTCAAGCAGGAGCCATTCAGCAAGTATTAGATAGTGGTTTTGAGCCTGATATTATTCATGGTACTTCAGTAGGTTCTATTAATGGAGGTGTGATGGTTAGTGAGATTGGACGATTAAATAATGAATTTGATTGGAAAGAGATTGGGGAATATGTAGCTCAAACTTGGATGAAACAATTCATAGACCCTTCATCAGTAATGGTGAAGAAAAATAGAAGGCAAATCATCTATGAAATCATGACTAACCGATTTAATGGTTTAGTCTCTGCACATCCTATTCAAAATTTCATTAGAGAGAATGTTTCACTCGAAAATGTGCGTAAAAGTATTATCGATTTCTCTGCAGCAGCTGTAGATTTAGTATCAGGTAAAGTTGATTATTTTGATGCCTTGTCCAATAATCTTGTAGAAGGGATTGTCGCAAGTGCTACCATCCCGATAGTAATGCCAACAACCTATGTAGGAGGGACGCCTTATTACGATGGAGCTTTACGGGATGTTGCGCCAATCAAATATGTCATTGATAAAGGGGCAGACGAGATCATCATTATTGTTTGTCAGTCTCAAGATATCTCAAATAAAAACTTACATACGGGAAATCTGATGCATCTAATTACACGAATAATGGATATTACCGTAAATGAAACTGTAAATAATGATATTGAAGAATTACGTTCTTTGCACTCATTAGTCCCTGTCCAGCATGCGAATTTCACATCTAATGATGATAAACGAATTATAAAGTATAAAGTAATACGACCAAATTACGAATTGGGCTATGCCATTGATAATTTTGAACGGAAGGACATCTATGATATGATTTCCTTAGGTAGAATCACAGCACAAAACACAAATAATTGGTCTTGTTTTTATATGAATAATGAATCATCGGTGAGTATACCTGCAAGTGTATAA
- a CDS encoding glycoside hydrolase family 3 C-terminal domain-containing protein — protein MKFSFRYIFFAFFLSYSTQVLAQEEFIWLDPNRDTEERIDALLKAMTLEEKATQMIDQSKGIPRLQVPEYNWWNEALHGVARNGRATVFPQAIGLASTFDRDLLFRISTAIGAEARAKFLVAQEMNNRSKYAGLTFWSPNVNIYRDPRWGRGQETYGEDPYLSGQMGLNFVKGLQGDHPKYLQAAACAKHFAVHSGPEEDRHIFDAVPTIQDLNETYLPAFEVLVKEAKVETVMGAYNRVFGDPACGSAILLKDILRDKWEFEGHVVSDCGAIYDFFANHKTHSNAVEATAAAINAGTDLNCGSIYDKNVVAAVEQGLLSEKIVDNRLKNLLQTRFKLGLFDPVDMNPYNNVSPDTVECKSHRQLAYEAALKSVVLLKNEKNVLPLKKDIRTLYVLGPNANSGEVLLGNYYGVSANQTNILEGIVSKVSLGTSVNYKQGILLDRPNVNPIDWTTGAAASADACIAVMGISGLLEGEEGEALASSTKGDRLDINLPKNQIDYLRKIKSKNKNNPLIVVLTGGSPMALPELEEIADAILFAWYPGQEGGEAIADIIFGEASPSAKLPITFPKSLDQLPTYDDYNMIGRTYRYMNEDPLYPFGFGLSYVDFEFSSISIKDQAYKSSENIEVELTVTNKGTLKAEEVIQLYISDYPVKFKAPNHSLKDFQRLSLEAGESRKIAFTVTPEMRQVINEKGEKIVPKGLIKITVGNSAPLKRSIELGAKLQTAQVKLK, from the coding sequence ATGAAATTTTCATTCAGATATATTTTTTTCGCATTTTTTCTATCCTATTCTACACAAGTGTTGGCTCAAGAAGAGTTTATTTGGCTTGATCCTAATCGAGATACTGAGGAACGTATTGATGCACTTTTAAAAGCGATGACTTTAGAGGAAAAGGCGACTCAGATGATTGATCAGAGTAAAGGTATTCCTCGCTTGCAAGTTCCTGAGTATAATTGGTGGAATGAGGCTTTACATGGAGTTGCTAGAAATGGAAGAGCTACTGTTTTTCCTCAAGCAATTGGCTTGGCTTCAACCTTTGATCGTGATTTATTATTTCGAATTTCTACAGCAATAGGAGCTGAAGCAAGAGCTAAGTTTTTGGTAGCTCAAGAGATGAATAACAGAAGTAAGTATGCAGGCTTAACTTTTTGGTCTCCAAATGTAAATATTTATAGAGACCCAAGATGGGGTAGAGGACAAGAGACTTATGGTGAAGATCCATACCTTTCTGGACAGATGGGGCTCAACTTTGTGAAAGGACTACAAGGTGACCATCCAAAATATTTACAGGCGGCTGCATGTGCAAAACATTTTGCGGTACATTCTGGGCCCGAAGAAGACCGACATATTTTTGACGCTGTACCAACGATTCAAGATTTGAATGAAACATATTTACCTGCTTTTGAAGTGTTGGTGAAAGAAGCGAAAGTAGAAACAGTAATGGGCGCTTATAATCGTGTATTCGGAGACCCTGCCTGTGGTAGTGCTATTTTGCTTAAAGATATTTTAAGAGATAAATGGGAGTTTGAAGGACATGTAGTTTCTGATTGTGGAGCTATTTATGACTTTTTCGCCAATCATAAAACTCATTCAAATGCAGTGGAAGCTACTGCCGCAGCCATCAATGCTGGAACAGATTTAAATTGTGGGAGCATTTATGATAAGAATGTAGTAGCAGCGGTAGAGCAAGGTCTACTTTCTGAAAAAATAGTAGATAATCGTCTAAAAAATTTATTACAGACTCGTTTCAAATTGGGTTTATTTGATCCAGTTGATATGAATCCTTACAATAATGTTAGCCCAGATACTGTAGAATGTAAAAGTCACCGACAGCTTGCCTATGAAGCAGCATTGAAATCGGTAGTTTTACTAAAAAATGAAAAGAATGTCCTTCCGCTTAAAAAAGACATTAGAACCCTTTATGTATTAGGGCCTAACGCAAATTCTGGAGAAGTGTTGTTAGGTAATTACTATGGCGTGAGTGCTAACCAAACTAATATTTTGGAAGGCATAGTAAGTAAGGTGAGTTTAGGTACAAGTGTAAACTATAAGCAAGGGATTCTATTAGACAGACCTAATGTAAACCCGATAGATTGGACTACAGGAGCGGCGGCTTCGGCAGATGCTTGTATAGCTGTTATGGGAATTTCTGGTTTATTAGAGGGAGAAGAAGGTGAGGCTTTGGCTTCTTCAACTAAAGGAGACCGTTTAGATATTAATCTCCCAAAAAATCAGATTGATTATCTGAGAAAAATAAAATCAAAGAATAAAAACAATCCACTTATAGTCGTTCTGACAGGAGGGAGTCCGATGGCTTTGCCTGAGTTGGAAGAAATAGCAGATGCAATTCTATTTGCTTGGTATCCTGGTCAAGAAGGTGGAGAAGCTATTGCAGATATTATTTTCGGTGAAGCATCTCCTTCAGCGAAGTTACCAATCACTTTTCCAAAAAGTCTAGATCAACTTCCTACTTATGATGATTATAATATGATAGGTAGAACCTATCGTTACATGAATGAAGACCCATTATATCCTTTCGGTTTTGGGCTGTCGTATGTTGATTTTGAGTTTAGTTCTATATCCATCAAAGATCAAGCTTATAAATCATCTGAAAATATTGAAGTAGAACTGACAGTGACAAATAAAGGCACATTAAAGGCTGAAGAAGTGATTCAACTTTACATATCCGATTATCCTGTAAAATTTAAAGCTCCGAATCATTCGCTCAAAGATTTCCAAAGGTTGAGCTTAGAAGCAGGAGAATCTAGAAAAATAGCCTTCACTGTGACACCAGAGATGAGACAGGTGATAAATGAAAAAGGAGAAAAAATTGTTCCCAAAGGACTTATCAAGATAACAGTAGGTAATTCGGCTCCATTAAAAAGGAGTATTGAATTAGGCGCTAAACTTCAAACAGCACAAGTGAAATTAAAGTAA
- a CDS encoding LacI family DNA-binding transcriptional regulator, with the protein MKKNNVTIKDIAKALNVTPSTVSRALNGGGKISDKTKQSVFKLAKEWGYQPNLIAKNLQRKSSKTIGVIIPEFNHNFFSTMLHGIEYRARALGYQLMISSSGRKYDIEKKISQELANSKVDGLLIALSQDTEDYSFLNEIVESGIPIVLLDRICEDLDTSTVITDDFSGAFEAVSYLLDSGCSNILHLKGEEGISTTFNRYMGYVEAHKKRGLEVNSGLIIKHAEKEVIQQELKNTLKRVSTPDAIFACSDYLAFIALETVKSLGFKIPEDISIIGYADEPVSTYTSPKLSTVKQPANEIGRKAVDLLFDKEALEKPQLTLLETQLVLRESTL; encoded by the coding sequence ATGAAAAAAAATAATGTCACTATAAAAGATATTGCCAAAGCCCTAAATGTAACACCATCCACGGTTTCAAGGGCCTTAAACGGCGGTGGAAAAATCTCAGATAAAACTAAGCAATCTGTATTCAAACTTGCCAAAGAATGGGGGTATCAACCAAATTTAATTGCGAAAAATCTTCAAAGAAAATCATCCAAAACAATCGGTGTTATTATCCCTGAATTCAATCATAACTTTTTTTCTACTATGCTTCACGGAATTGAATACCGAGCAAGAGCTTTGGGCTATCAATTGATGATCTCTAGCAGTGGAAGAAAATATGATATTGAAAAAAAAATATCACAAGAGCTCGCGAACTCTAAAGTTGATGGTTTACTCATAGCATTATCACAAGATACAGAAGATTACAGCTTTTTAAATGAAATTGTAGAATCAGGAATACCCATTGTCTTACTTGATAGAATCTGTGAGGACCTCGATACTTCTACCGTCATTACAGACGACTTTTCGGGTGCATTTGAAGCTGTAAGTTATTTACTAGACTCGGGGTGTTCCAATATCTTACACCTTAAAGGTGAAGAAGGAATTTCTACTACATTTAACCGTTATATGGGATATGTAGAAGCGCATAAAAAAAGAGGATTGGAAGTCAATTCAGGACTCATCATCAAACATGCTGAAAAAGAAGTCATTCAACAAGAACTGAAAAATACGCTAAAAAGAGTATCTACACCCGATGCAATTTTTGCTTGTAGCGATTATCTTGCCTTTATCGCTTTAGAAACTGTGAAAAGTCTAGGGTTCAAAATCCCAGAAGATATTTCTATCATTGGTTATGCCGACGAACCCGTAAGTACGTATACTAGCCCCAAATTGTCTACCGTAAAACAACCAGCTAATGAAATTGGGAGAAAGGCCGTAGACTTACTTTTTGATAAAGAAGCATTAGAGAAACCACAACTTACACTGCTCGAAACTCAGCTTGTATTAAGGGAGAGTACTTTATAG
- a CDS encoding two-component regulator propeller domain-containing protein, giving the protein MYQLLFYLNEKDGTKGMLLPFLLSIFCFHQTSVFSQHQSLNLKSIAASEGLSQSDVYAVCQDATGFMWIGTDDGLNRYDGYEFSIYKNNPSDSSSLSFNAVRVIYEDSEQQLWIGTHAGLNLYNRQNDNFKVYGLDDGLTNIDVRAIKEDSTGNLWIGTAGGGLFFKPKDSLSFSPAIYEALSDKQITSLEIDAKGQLWIATTDGLWFLNAEKNYQLQHVLSDLEIRSLQIDQYHNLWLGTYGKGLWCVHTHQNNFPITKIERNLSSKEILNLELAHDGNLWIGTEGGGLQILNTKSKQLISTTFQTEDDISAQTIISLYADTDRNIWIGIYSYGLKFFSPNIPFLHYQHLPYNTNSISDNKITAFFEDQNHDWWIGTDGGGLNKYNPELGLFSCFRHQFQNENSLSSNHVISIDQDSSGYIWVGAYKGGLNRFDPLKNEIKRIKSKSEIKIENQHIWSLLIAKDQRVWCATSNGVLVYDPKTEEVIQYNSLNGKLSHNDTRKVFQDIKGDIWVGTFNGLNKFIPERNEFEQFYLSEEKAMPAKGIISIFEDSKLNIWIGTFGAGLYKFDRSQHKIIPFELQDQLNNHVIYSIEEDQYQNLWISTNEGLSLYHFKEKYVEDFTEVDGLQDGKFQRSSSAKLQDGRLVFGGINGFNVINPKNMEREFNLKAPCFTSFSLFNKEINHYHHDSPLHSQLHVLDYIQLDADEKVFSVGFSALNYFQSSKVNYAYRLDGFDESWNYIGSKRNATYTNLPYGNYTLNVKASLDPNFAKSSPESTIVINVHPHFWETLQFQIAMLLFATLIIGVIYESRVKYLKKRANQLNDLVIDRTKDLELQQEEVLEQHRKLLDVEHENGELLQRQLEEKLLFKQKELTTHTLHTIHKNELLKKLRDTLTLIAKKPEEHSRKVLKTLIREIDESFELDKDWGKFFDLFSEVHADFIHALQSNYPQLTPSNQRLCYLYRMNLSSQEIAHTLGISLNSVKVARHRLRKKLSLNEGESLTEFLDDLG; this is encoded by the coding sequence ATGTATCAATTACTTTTCTATCTAAATGAAAAGGATGGCACCAAAGGTATGTTACTACCTTTTTTACTTTCCATTTTTTGTTTTCATCAGACGAGTGTTTTTAGTCAACACCAATCACTAAACTTAAAGAGTATAGCTGCATCAGAAGGACTTTCCCAAAGTGATGTTTATGCTGTCTGCCAAGATGCGACTGGCTTTATGTGGATTGGAACAGATGATGGACTAAATCGTTATGATGGTTACGAGTTTTCGATTTATAAGAACAATCCGTCAGATTCAAGTAGTTTAAGTTTTAATGCGGTCAGAGTCATTTATGAAGATAGTGAACAGCAATTGTGGATTGGAACTCACGCCGGATTGAACTTATACAATCGTCAAAATGATAATTTTAAAGTATATGGATTAGATGATGGGCTCACAAATATTGATGTTAGAGCTATCAAGGAAGATTCAACAGGAAACCTTTGGATTGGAACAGCTGGAGGAGGATTATTTTTTAAACCCAAAGATAGTCTTTCTTTCTCTCCTGCTATTTATGAAGCACTTTCTGATAAGCAAATTACCTCATTAGAAATCGATGCGAAAGGGCAGCTATGGATTGCAACAACCGATGGACTTTGGTTTCTCAATGCTGAGAAGAATTATCAATTACAACACGTTTTGTCTGATCTAGAAATTAGATCATTACAAATTGATCAATACCATAACCTATGGTTAGGAACTTATGGAAAAGGATTATGGTGTGTACATACCCATCAAAATAACTTCCCTATAACTAAAATAGAACGTAATCTTTCTAGCAAAGAGATTTTAAACCTAGAACTAGCTCATGATGGAAATTTGTGGATTGGAACAGAAGGTGGCGGTTTACAAATCCTAAATACTAAAAGTAAACAACTCATCTCAACGACCTTTCAAACAGAAGATGATATATCTGCTCAGACAATCATTAGCTTGTACGCTGATACTGATAGAAATATTTGGATTGGAATCTATAGTTATGGTTTAAAGTTTTTTAGTCCAAACATTCCTTTTCTACACTACCAACACTTACCTTATAACACAAACTCAATTAGTGATAATAAAATCACGGCTTTCTTTGAAGATCAAAATCATGATTGGTGGATAGGTACGGATGGTGGAGGTTTAAATAAATACAACCCTGAACTTGGACTTTTTAGCTGTTTTAGACATCAATTTCAGAATGAAAATTCACTGAGCAGTAATCATGTTATTTCAATAGATCAAGACAGTAGTGGTTACATTTGGGTTGGAGCTTACAAAGGCGGATTGAACCGATTTGACCCTTTAAAAAATGAGATAAAGCGCATCAAATCTAAGTCTGAAATAAAAATTGAAAACCAACATATTTGGTCTCTTCTCATTGCAAAAGATCAAAGGGTTTGGTGTGCTACAAGCAATGGGGTCTTAGTTTACGACCCAAAAACAGAAGAAGTAATACAGTATAATTCATTAAATGGAAAATTAAGTCATAATGATACTCGTAAGGTATTTCAAGATATAAAAGGAGATATTTGGGTAGGTACCTTTAATGGCTTAAATAAATTTATTCCTGAGCGAAATGAATTTGAGCAATTCTACCTTTCAGAAGAAAAAGCAATGCCTGCCAAAGGAATAATTAGCATTTTTGAAGATAGTAAATTGAATATTTGGATTGGTACTTTTGGGGCAGGGCTATATAAATTTGATCGTAGTCAACATAAAATCATTCCTTTTGAGCTTCAAGATCAATTAAATAATCACGTCATCTATAGCATTGAGGAAGACCAATATCAAAACTTATGGATATCCACCAATGAAGGATTAAGTCTGTATCATTTTAAAGAAAAATATGTTGAAGACTTTACTGAAGTAGATGGCTTACAAGATGGTAAGTTTCAAAGAAGTAGTTCTGCTAAACTACAAGATGGAAGATTAGTGTTTGGGGGAATTAATGGGTTTAATGTGATAAACCCTAAAAATATGGAGAGAGAATTCAATTTAAAAGCTCCTTGTTTTACTTCTTTTAGCTTGTTCAATAAAGAAATAAATCATTATCATCATGACTCACCCTTGCACTCTCAACTTCATGTTTTGGATTATATTCAATTAGATGCAGATGAAAAAGTCTTTTCTGTCGGCTTTTCTGCACTTAATTATTTTCAATCTTCCAAAGTAAACTATGCTTACCGCTTAGATGGTTTTGATGAATCATGGAATTATATCGGGAGTAAAAGAAATGCTACTTATACCAATCTGCCTTATGGAAATTATACCCTCAACGTAAAAGCCTCCCTTGACCCTAATTTTGCAAAATCAAGTCCCGAAAGCACAATAGTGATTAATGTTCATCCACATTTTTGGGAAACTCTACAGTTTCAAATTGCAATGCTTCTTTTTGCCACTTTAATCATAGGAGTTATTTATGAGTCAAGGGTTAAATATTTAAAGAAAAGAGCCAATCAACTCAATGATTTAGTGATAGATAGAACAAAAGATCTTGAACTACAACAAGAAGAAGTTTTAGAACAACATAGGAAATTGCTAGATGTGGAGCATGAAAATGGAGAACTCTTACAACGACAGTTGGAGGAGAAATTATTGTTCAAGCAAAAGGAATTAACCACGCATACGCTACATACAATTCATAAAAATGAGCTTTTGAAGAAACTCAGAGATACACTAACTTTAATAGCTAAAAAGCCAGAGGAACATTCTCGGAAGGTATTGAAAACGCTCATTCGTGAAATTGACGAAAGCTTTGAATTGGATAAAGATTGGGGCAAGTTTTTCGATTTGTTTAGTGAAGTACATGCTGATTTTATTCACGCACTTCAAAGTAATTATCCACAACTAACACCTTCTAATCAAAGACTTTGTTATCTCTACAGAATGAATTTATCCTCCCAAGAAATTGCTCATACACTTGGTATCTCGTTGAACTCTGTCAAAGTAGCAAGACATCGCTTACGAAAGAAGCTATCTTTAAATGAGGGGGAGAGTTTGACTGAATTCTTAGATGATTTAGGGTAG